In a single window of the Arachis hypogaea cultivar Tifrunner chromosome 6, arahy.Tifrunner.gnm2.J5K5, whole genome shotgun sequence genome:
- the LOC112697192 gene encoding uncharacterized protein: MAAELQSTGMMSREQLLQVFDRFNFLTSQPDVKKRIADAVHNDKQEAVAMTTAIQEEIFLEMGIDPSFGIACLGQITTVYENDRDLVIQFYKFLAKEEMACDEAELGEEEFAEKLKNQQKLQELQLEMLKYMRKFHLDDQSAILEKLHQQMENGDYESETSILSPEVIEEFVQRKVSPVFKPR, from the exons ATGGCCGCTGAGCTACAGAGCACTGGGATGATGTCCAGAGAACAGCTCTTGCAAGTTTTTGATCGATTCAATTTCCTTACTTCTCAACCTG ACGTGAAGAAAAGAATTGCAGATGCCGTACATAATGATAAGCAG GAAGCTGTTGCTATGACTACCGCAATACAGGAAGAGATATTTTTGGAGATGGGTATTG ATCCAAGCTTTGGTATTGCATGCCTTGGACAAATTACTACTGTGTATGAGAATGATCGGGATTTGGTAATTCAATTTTATAAGTTCCTTGCAAA AGAAGAGATGGCCTGTGATGAAGCAGAgcttggagaagaagaatttgCAGAAAAACTGAAAAATCAACAAAAGCTTCAGGAACtg CAACTAGAGATGCTGAAGTACATGCGGAAATTTCACTTGGACGATCAATCGGCTAtccttgagaag TTACACCAGCAGATGGAAAATGGCGATTATGAGAGCGAGACGTCAATTTTGTCACCTGAGGTGATTGAAGAGTTTGTTCAGAGGAAGGTCTCCCCTGTGTTCAAGCCAAGGTAG